A single region of the Triticum dicoccoides isolate Atlit2015 ecotype Zavitan chromosome 2B, WEW_v2.0, whole genome shotgun sequence genome encodes:
- the LOC119367328 gene encoding zinc finger CCCH domain-containing protein 33-like, giving the protein MELDMYKMVAQANGEVTYQLTDPTTWGAWAHEGHRLWASMPEDFWLYEYKVRMCPQPYSHDWTACPYAHKDERARRRDPRRFNYVAISCPEYRVNARAHAQLRLAGAGLPPPTCARGLRCRYAHGVFELWLHPSRFRTRKCDAGTRCQRQICFFAHFTRELRSEDRIATFAAAAVRPSTFAMPRTPPHILQRAPSTSVTHPQDVPAPQLFDDVTPQATPNRLRMLSLYYAITGDDVFSSPIATATAAAVAAAATTMPTMRVPLMAYEEEEEDSKSVHYANDEDSLLNDYPHRDLIMDFMH; this is encoded by the coding sequence ATGGAACTGGACATGTATAAAATGGTGGCACAGGCGAACGGCGAGGTCACGTACCAGCTGACCGACCCGACGACATGGGGCGCGTGGGCGCACGAGGGGCACCGGCTCTGGGCGTCCATGCCAGAAGACTTCTGGCTATACGAGTACAAGGTGCGGATGTGCCCGCAGCCGTACAGCCATGACTGGACAGCGTGCCCCTACGCGCACAAGGACGAGCGCGCACGCCGCCGCGACCCGCGCCGCTTCAACTACGTCGCCATCTCCTGCCCGGAGTACCGTGTCAATGCGCGCGCGCATGCGCAGCTCCGGCTCGCCGGCGCTGGGCTCCCGCCGCCGACCTGCGCACGCGGCCTCAGGTGCCGCtacgcgcacggcgtcttcgagttGTGGCTGCACCCATCCCGGTTCCGCACACGCAAGTGTGATGCAGGCACGCGCTGCCAGCGCCAGATCTGCTTCTTCGCACACTTCACCCGCGAGCTCAGGAGCGAGGACCGCATCGCCACCTTCGCCGCCGCTGCAGTGCGGCCTTCGACCTTCGCCATGCCGCGGACGCCGCCCCACATCCTCCAACGCGCTCCATCCACTTCGGTGACGCATCCGCAGGATGTTCCAGCTCCACAGCTGTTCGACGATGTCACCCCGCAGGCCACTCCAAACAGACTTCGCATGCTGAGCCTATACTATGCCATCACTGGGGACGATGTTTTCTCCTCCCCCATCGCCACTGCCACcgctgccgccgtcgccgctgctgcGACCACCATGCCGACCATGAGGGTGCCCTTAATGGcgtacgaggaggaagaggaggactcTAAATCCGTCCACTATGCGAACGACGAAGACTCCCTGCTGAACGACTACCCACACCGAGATCTCATCATGGACTTTATGCACTAG